Proteins from one Drosophila gunungcola strain Sukarami chromosome 3R, Dgunungcola_SK_2, whole genome shotgun sequence genomic window:
- the LOC128252635 gene encoding putative inner dynein arm light chain, axonemal: MEELDITSVGQFQTLVRYNNPVLVVKHPDKKGGAPLTEIEMKRPQTAGALLDTKRETEEILNSILPPRCWEEDGQLWQQSVSSTPATRQDVINLQEMLDTRLQQTQARETGICPVRRELYSQCFDEIIRQVTINCSERGLLLLRIRDEIAMSMEAYETLYCSSVAFGMRKALQAHEEKEMLRDRVKTLEQDKEALEEIIADMKLKQEQAERRNAELRASEEKKFTEEITFLKKTNAQLKAQLEGITAPKK; encoded by the exons ATGGAGGAGCTCGACATAACCAGCGTGGGTCAGTTCCAGACCCTGGTGCGTTATAACAATCCGGTGCTGGTGGTCAAGCATCCGGACAAAAAGGGTGGCGCTCCGCTGACGGAGATTGAGATGAAAAGGCCCCAAACGGCGGGCGCTTTGCTAGATACCAAACGAGAGACAGAGGAGATACTGAACTCGATTCTGCCACCGCGCTGCTGGGAAGAGGATGGCCAGCTGTGGCAACAGTCCGTGTCCAGCACTCCAGCTACGCGCCAGGATGTGATCAATTTGCAGGAGATGCTTGACACTAGGCTGCAGCAGACTCAGGCCCGCGAAACGGGCATCTGTCCCGTGCGCCGCGAGCTTTACTCTCAGTGTTTTG ACGAGATTATTCGTCAGGTGACCATCAACTGCTCGGAGCGCGGACTGTTACTACTGCGTATCCGCGATGAAATCGCCATGTCCATGGAGGCCTACGAGACGCTCTACTGCAGCTCTGTGGCTTTCGGCATGCGTAAAGCCTTGCAGGCGCACGAAGAAAAGGAAATGCTTCGTGATCGAGTCAAGACGCTCGAACAGGACAAGGAGGCGCTCGAGGAGATCATTGCAGACATGAAGCTGAAGCAGGAGCAGGCCGAGCGCCGCAATGCCGAGCTGCGTGCTTCCGAGGAGAAGAAGTTCACCGAGGAAATCACCTTCCTGAAGAAGACCAACGCCCAGCTGAAGGCTCAGCTGGAGGGCATAACCGCACCCAAAAAGTAG
- the LOC128252852 gene encoding uncharacterized protein LOC128252852, which produces MLNELSYTKLKLLFINAFAILHSATYLNVYRLYADLKNVKAGVDSSNEEIWIREIFIFLISGLIVVRFFLCFVGLASNIVAIYPILTNSQAELLMPTIIVQAIDNVILNLYEIILGYGCLCYLYPDSTAVFIFFLIKMAVKIGCSISALNIYSDQHNHLATLVTFNEELQSLGPDSVDEVELTNQNFNTS; this is translated from the exons ATGCTCAATGAGCTTTCCTACACCAAGCTTAAGCTGCTATTCATCAATGCCTTTGCCATACTGCACAGTGCcacttatttaaatgtatatcgGTTGTATGCAGACTTGAAAAACGTTAAAGCTGGCGTGGATAGCTCTAACGAGGAGATATGGATCAGGGAGATCTTTATATTCCTTATCAGTGGTCTCATTGTGGTGCGTTTTTTCCTGTGTTTTGTCGGTTTGGCTTCGAATATTGTGGCCAT atACCCCATTCTAACTAACTCCCAGGCTGAGCTGCTTATGCCCACCATCATAGTGCAGGCCATCGACAATGTCATCCTAAATCTCTATGAGATTATTTTGGGCTATGGTTGTTTGTGCTATCTGTATCCTGATAGTACGGCAGTATTTATCTTCTTCCTTATTAAAATGGCAGTCAAGATCGGATGCAGCATCTCAGCCTT GAACATTTATTCGGATCAACACAATCACTTGGCCACTCTAGTCACCTTCAACGAGGAATTGCAGAGTTTGGGACCAGACAGTGTGGATGAAGTGGAGTTGACtaaccaaaattttaatacgTCTTAG